The following are encoded together in the Streptomyces sp. NBC_01465 genome:
- a CDS encoding MFS transporter yields MPPPSAIRRVAVLVVLVLLTETAPLEISLVYPAVPSLSREFGAAAAAMVVAVVSLSAAMSIPLTGRLADRLGIKRLMLACSGTFAAGSLLCALANGLPMLVTGRILQGSIGGLLALSYALVRKVFPPSEVPLVLGIAATGIGVSGVAAPFLGGRLTDAYGFRGVFWFLLVLVLVMLPCAALVLPRDRPTPGSASRPRQPLDMPGVLLLGAALCAALIGIGRSSTVGWTAREVPASLTGAILLGLVFVRRERRLARAGVEPAVDLELLTSSGMRFTLPLAALGTAVVATVGFLLPQMIQNEQDIGALDAALWTLPLGVTTLIGGPLGGMIARRQSPRRAAMSATALLTTAALGLAVLPHDRIQLGLLSAVFGLGLGLQYPALSNLVTEAVPIARAAIGTALLAACSQLGAGAGVVLLGGLRGTTGPSSPAAYSHGYLACTVCGALAFTTAALMRHGRTPATGGSAAPQRDPDSPTTYAPSPATKETPA; encoded by the coding sequence GTGCCACCCCCTTCCGCGATCCGCCGCGTCGCAGTCCTCGTGGTCCTGGTCCTGCTGACCGAGACAGCCCCGTTGGAGATCAGCCTGGTCTATCCGGCGGTCCCGTCGTTGTCCCGTGAGTTCGGGGCTGCGGCCGCCGCGATGGTGGTGGCCGTGGTCAGCCTCTCCGCTGCCATGAGCATCCCGTTGACCGGGAGGCTCGCCGACCGCCTCGGCATCAAGCGCCTGATGCTGGCGTGCAGCGGGACATTCGCCGCCGGCTCCCTGTTGTGCGCCCTCGCCAACGGGCTTCCGATGCTGGTGACGGGCCGGATCCTGCAGGGCTCGATCGGCGGGCTGCTCGCCTTGTCGTACGCCCTGGTGCGCAAGGTCTTCCCGCCGTCGGAGGTGCCACTCGTCCTCGGCATCGCCGCGACGGGCATCGGCGTGAGCGGGGTCGCCGCCCCCTTCCTCGGCGGTCGCCTCACCGATGCGTACGGGTTCCGCGGCGTCTTCTGGTTCCTGCTGGTCCTCGTCCTGGTGATGCTGCCGTGTGCCGCCCTGGTCCTGCCGCGCGACCGGCCGACGCCCGGATCTGCCTCCCGCCCACGGCAACCACTGGACATGCCAGGGGTGCTGTTGCTCGGCGCCGCGCTGTGCGCCGCGCTGATCGGGATCGGGCGGAGTTCCACCGTCGGCTGGACCGCCAGGGAGGTGCCCGCCTCTCTCACCGGCGCGATCCTCCTCGGCCTGGTTTTCGTACGCCGCGAACGGCGCCTGGCACGGGCCGGCGTCGAACCCGCCGTGGACCTCGAACTTCTGACCTCATCCGGGATGCGCTTCACGCTGCCGCTCGCCGCGCTCGGGACGGCGGTGGTCGCCACCGTGGGCTTCCTGCTGCCGCAGATGATCCAGAACGAGCAGGACATCGGGGCACTGGACGCGGCGCTGTGGACCCTTCCCCTCGGCGTGACCACGCTGATCGGTGGTCCGCTCGGCGGCATGATCGCCCGGCGGCAGAGCCCGCGCCGTGCGGCGATGTCCGCCACCGCCCTGCTCACCACGGCAGCACTCGGCCTCGCCGTGCTGCCGCACGACCGGATCCAACTCGGGCTGCTCTCGGCCGTGTTCGGGCTGGGCCTCGGCCTGCAGTACCCGGCGCTGTCGAATCTGGTCACCGAGGCCGTACCGATCGCCCGCGCCGCCATCGGCACGGCCCTGCTCGCCGCCTGCAGCCAACTCGGCGCCGGGGCAGGAGTCGTCCTGCTCGGCGGGTTGCGCGGCACCACCGGGCCTTCCTCACCCGCCGCGTACAGCCACGGCTACCTGGCCTGCACGGTCTGCGGCGCACTCGCCTTCACGACGGCCGCACTGATGCGCCACGGCCGAACGCCGGCGACCGGCGGCAGCGCCGCGCCCCAGCGGGACCCCGACTCTCCCACCACGTACGCACCCTCTCCCGCCACGAAGGAGACGCCCGCATGA
- a CDS encoding TauD/TfdA dioxygenase family protein: protein MTGTPPDTATTAAPVHTVVPPLTPRKFRPGGADTTPHTYEHLRLTPQTRTIGARVDGLDPAAPLDAGTRAELQQALLEWKVLFFYGQELTAGQHRGFAGVFGTPERDHPFLPSAGDPHVVRLSHDGQHPGTENIWHSDMSFSPQPPRGSVLRAVEVPATGGDTLWADMAAAYDGLPGAVRRRIADLRAVHEIPQAPGAVGAARARLQPVEHPVVRTHPETGRQLLYVNRVFTSRIVGLPTQASRELLDLLTRQADYPEYQVRLHWEPGTVAVWDNRATQHYAVSDYFPDRRVMERVTLVGDCPA from the coding sequence ATGACCGGCACCCCGCCTGACACCGCCACCACCGCTGCCCCTGTCCACACGGTCGTCCCGCCCCTGACCCCACGGAAGTTCCGGCCCGGGGGAGCCGACACCACCCCGCACACGTACGAGCACCTGAGGCTCACCCCGCAGACGCGGACGATCGGCGCTCGGGTGGACGGCCTGGACCCGGCCGCACCGCTGGATGCCGGGACCCGGGCCGAGCTGCAGCAAGCGCTGCTGGAGTGGAAGGTCCTGTTCTTCTACGGGCAGGAGCTGACGGCCGGTCAACACCGGGGTTTCGCCGGGGTGTTCGGCACCCCCGAACGGGACCACCCCTTCCTGCCGAGCGCGGGCGACCCCCATGTCGTGAGGCTGTCGCACGACGGGCAGCACCCCGGCACCGAGAACATCTGGCACAGCGACATGAGCTTCTCGCCGCAGCCGCCTCGGGGGTCGGTGCTGCGCGCCGTGGAGGTGCCCGCGACCGGCGGCGACACCCTGTGGGCCGACATGGCAGCCGCCTACGACGGGCTGCCCGGCGCGGTACGGCGGCGGATCGCGGACCTGCGTGCCGTGCACGAGATCCCGCAGGCCCCCGGTGCTGTCGGCGCCGCACGGGCCAGGCTGCAGCCCGTCGAGCACCCGGTGGTACGGACGCATCCGGAAACCGGCCGCCAACTCCTCTACGTCAACCGGGTCTTCACGTCCCGGATCGTAGGGCTCCCCACGCAGGCGAGCCGGGAACTGCTCGACCTCCTGACCCGCCAGGCCGACTACCCCGAATACCAAGTACGCCTGCACTGGGAACCCGGCACGGTGGCCGTCTGGGACAACCGGGCGACGCAGCACTACGCCGTGTCCGACTACTTCCCTGACCGCCGGGTCATGGAGCGCGTCACACTGGTCGGCGACTGCCCTGCCTGA
- a CDS encoding TIGR03617 family F420-dependent LLM class oxidoreductase: MTNRLPVDTQLVAPLGEEGTAARRLKEQGFDGAFTFEGGHDVFFPLVTAAREGTGLDLMTNIAVALPRSPVHLAHAAWDLQQLSGGRFRLGLGSQVKTHVARRHGAQFDPPVGRMREWIAATKAVLDCWASGEPLAFEGRFTSHTVMPPTFRPAPSPHSVPPVLLAALGPKMTAAAGEVADGLLVMPFNSARHVRERTLPALAKGLAAAGRPPLGGEGDTFTVVAEVIVGCGRNERELAEAKAGVRRLLAFYASTPAYRPVLEVHGWADLQPVLQDLTRAGRWRELPDAIDDTMLHTLAAVGSPKEVAAEIHARWQGLATRLAFYQPYAADPDTTGELLAAIRD, from the coding sequence GTGACGAACCGCCTGCCCGTCGACACGCAACTGGTGGCCCCGCTCGGAGAGGAGGGCACCGCTGCCCGGCGCCTCAAGGAGCAGGGCTTCGACGGCGCGTTCACCTTCGAGGGCGGACACGATGTGTTCTTCCCTCTCGTGACCGCCGCCCGGGAGGGTACGGGCCTCGACCTCATGACCAACATCGCGGTGGCGCTGCCTCGTTCACCCGTACATCTGGCGCATGCGGCGTGGGATCTCCAGCAACTCTCCGGAGGACGTTTCCGGTTGGGCCTCGGCAGCCAGGTCAAGACGCATGTCGCCCGCAGGCACGGGGCACAGTTCGACCCGCCGGTCGGCCGCATGCGTGAATGGATTGCCGCGACCAAAGCCGTACTGGACTGCTGGGCCTCCGGCGAACCGCTCGCCTTCGAGGGCCGTTTCACCAGCCACACCGTCATGCCGCCGACCTTCCGGCCCGCGCCCTCGCCGCATTCAGTTCCGCCTGTGCTGCTGGCGGCACTCGGACCGAAGATGACCGCGGCCGCCGGGGAGGTGGCCGACGGGCTGCTGGTGATGCCGTTCAACAGTGCCCGGCACGTACGCGAGCGCACCCTCCCCGCGCTCGCCAAGGGTCTCGCCGCGGCAGGGAGGCCTCCGCTGGGAGGCGAAGGAGACACCTTCACGGTGGTGGCCGAGGTGATCGTAGGGTGCGGCCGGAACGAGCGGGAACTGGCCGAGGCGAAGGCCGGCGTTCGCCGCCTGCTGGCGTTCTACGCCTCGACTCCCGCCTATCGTCCGGTACTTGAGGTGCACGGCTGGGCCGACCTCCAGCCCGTACTCCAGGACTTGACCCGTGCCGGCCGGTGGAGGGAACTGCCCGACGCGATCGACGACACCATGCTGCACACCCTCGCCGCGGTCGGTTCGCCCAAGGAGGTGGCTGCCGAGATCCACGCCCGCTGGCAGGGGCTGGCCACCCGGCTGGCCTTCTACCAGCCGTACGCCGCCGACCCAGACACCACCGGGGAGCTCTTGGCGGCGATCCGTGACTGA
- a CDS encoding enoyl-CoA hydratase/isomerase family protein, giving the protein MTEVRVEVDPVGVAVITLDGEERLNALSGAALRDLGAAYRRCDADDAVRAVVLTGAGRAFCAGADLSAQARSFDAPTGDFTASPVRPPAWRVRKLVIAAIQGHAIGIGLTIALQCDVRLVAEDAKLAVPQVRRGMIGDCQSHFTLRHAVGLAVAADLLLTGRTLTGQEAADRGIASRALPAADVLPTAMALAREVATEANPASVALSKRLLWADLDLDAVEHEETLAHLVLLGTDGAGEGAAAWRERRSPIWKGKAGDHTDPA; this is encoded by the coding sequence GTGACTGAGGTGCGCGTCGAGGTCGATCCGGTGGGGGTGGCTGTGATCACCCTGGACGGCGAGGAGCGGCTGAACGCGCTCTCCGGCGCAGCCCTTCGCGACCTCGGTGCGGCCTATCGCCGCTGCGACGCCGACGACGCCGTGCGCGCCGTCGTCCTCACCGGTGCAGGGCGGGCATTCTGCGCAGGCGCCGACCTCTCCGCACAGGCACGGTCCTTCGATGCACCGACGGGCGACTTCACGGCCTCGCCGGTACGGCCACCGGCCTGGCGGGTGCGCAAACTTGTGATCGCCGCGATCCAGGGTCACGCCATCGGTATCGGCCTCACGATCGCGCTGCAGTGCGACGTCCGGCTCGTCGCCGAAGACGCCAAGCTGGCCGTCCCGCAGGTGCGGCGCGGCATGATCGGTGACTGCCAGTCCCATTTCACTCTGCGTCATGCGGTCGGCCTCGCCGTCGCCGCGGACCTGCTGCTGACCGGACGGACACTGACCGGACAGGAGGCCGCAGACCGCGGTATCGCCAGCCGCGCTCTGCCGGCCGCCGACGTACTGCCGACGGCGATGGCGCTCGCCCGCGAGGTGGCGACCGAGGCCAACCCCGCCTCGGTCGCCCTGAGCAAACGACTGCTGTGGGCCGATCTGGATCTCGACGCCGTCGAACACGAGGAGACGCTCGCCCACCTCGTCCTCCTGGGTACGGACGGCGCCGGGGAGGGAGCCGCGGCATGGCGCGAGCGCCGCTCGCCGATCTGGAAGGGGAAGGCAGGCGACCACACGGACCCCGCATGA
- a CDS encoding helix-turn-helix transcriptional regulator, with amino-acid sequence MAQTFDTPFVGRADELARLTGVLERATAGDPRAVLVAGDAGVGKTRTLTVAAAHAAATGMTVLTGHCVDLGDVGLPYLPFTEILGAAAADQQLAPAFAAYPAVERLIGTAAGAGTAPDAGSRLQLFEGIAGLLADLTTLAPLLLVIEDLHWADQSSRDLLRFLLSRGVLQRPTAGGPPHRLAVFASYRADDLHRRHPLRPLLAELVRLPAVDRLDLRPLADEDVARLVYAQHTGPVSDSTVRRIVDRAEGNAFYAEELLAALPEGDQQSAGSAALPSALADVLLIRIEQLTETAQQVLRTAAVAGRRVGHDLLRDAVQLPQEELESALREAVGHQLLLPDGDATYSFRHALTREAVYSDLLPGERVRLHGVFAALLAGEGRSASSAAQRAHHSRESHDLADALAASIEAADHAQRLHAPAEELRHLETALELWAVVDPSAHPEPGDPVTLTLRASAAAAHAGDPHRAVQLTRAALARAGSEADSELAARVRYTLAGNLIRIDNLQAAFTYSSEALGLIPAEPPTRTWVWAAATHVMAARYVGRDKDAERVARQALAVAEHLRLADAQADLVISLVGLEAYNRRTPQGREKLLRARDLARTAGNLQVEMRALYNLAIGCYECGELDPCLTWISEGLDRARRAGLVSSPYAVELRYLQSLLLYTLGRWEECTRTAAADVALLTASSGFATAPALYVALAQGDFDAAVSGARALLDGPPDWMAALVASIVLTDAAALRGDAEDCVRQMDAAVEALSENAGSERPDAMVRLAALTLSAVADAAEESRLSGDVTGVARWTDTAAELVELARSTAAQGEDGTEQGPEGLAWLARAEAETVRADTGPDVAAWERAVNAFGYGEPYELARCQRRLAEALLTAGRRDEAAEQAHAARDTADRLGAVPLRETLDALMRRGRLADAPAGDDRIAALTARESEVLRLLGRGRTNRQIGEELYISGKTASVHVSNILTKLGATSRTEAVGIAYREGLIEPETSATS; translated from the coding sequence GTGGCCCAGACATTCGATACACCGTTCGTCGGCCGGGCGGACGAACTCGCCCGGCTCACCGGCGTGCTGGAACGGGCCACGGCCGGCGACCCGCGCGCCGTCCTCGTGGCCGGTGACGCCGGCGTCGGCAAGACCCGCACACTGACGGTGGCCGCAGCCCACGCCGCCGCCACCGGGATGACCGTGCTGACCGGCCACTGCGTGGACCTTGGGGACGTCGGCCTGCCCTACCTCCCGTTCACGGAGATCCTCGGCGCGGCCGCCGCCGACCAACAGCTCGCCCCGGCCTTCGCCGCGTACCCCGCGGTGGAACGTCTCATCGGCACGGCCGCGGGGGCCGGGACGGCGCCCGACGCCGGCAGTCGCCTTCAGCTCTTCGAGGGCATCGCCGGCCTCCTCGCCGACCTGACCACCCTGGCCCCGCTCCTCCTCGTCATCGAAGACCTCCACTGGGCGGACCAGTCCTCCCGCGACCTGCTCCGCTTTCTGCTCAGCCGGGGCGTCCTCCAGCGGCCCACGGCCGGAGGCCCGCCCCACCGGCTCGCGGTCTTCGCCTCGTACCGCGCCGACGACCTGCACCGCCGTCACCCGCTGCGGCCCCTGCTCGCCGAGCTGGTCAGGCTGCCCGCCGTCGACCGGCTGGATCTGCGCCCGCTGGCCGACGAGGACGTCGCCCGGCTCGTGTACGCGCAACACACGGGGCCCGTCTCCGACAGTACGGTTCGCCGCATCGTCGACCGCGCCGAGGGAAACGCCTTCTACGCCGAGGAGTTGCTTGCCGCGCTTCCCGAAGGCGACCAGCAGAGCGCCGGTTCCGCCGCCCTGCCCAGTGCCCTCGCCGACGTCCTCCTCATCAGGATCGAGCAGCTGACCGAGACCGCCCAGCAGGTCCTGCGCACGGCCGCCGTGGCGGGACGCCGGGTCGGCCACGATCTGCTGCGCGACGCCGTACAACTGCCCCAGGAGGAACTGGAGTCGGCGTTGCGCGAGGCGGTCGGGCACCAACTGCTGCTGCCCGACGGCGACGCGACGTACTCCTTCCGGCACGCCCTCACCCGCGAGGCCGTCTACTCGGATCTGCTGCCCGGCGAACGCGTCCGGCTGCACGGGGTGTTCGCAGCCCTCCTCGCGGGCGAAGGCCGTTCGGCGAGCAGCGCCGCTCAGCGAGCCCATCACTCACGCGAGAGCCACGACCTGGCCGACGCGCTGGCGGCCTCCATCGAAGCCGCCGACCACGCCCAGCGCCTCCACGCACCCGCCGAGGAGCTGCGCCACCTGGAGACTGCGCTCGAACTGTGGGCCGTGGTGGACCCATCCGCCCACCCCGAACCCGGCGACCCGGTCACGCTCACCCTGCGCGCCTCGGCCGCCGCCGCACACGCCGGCGATCCCCATCGTGCGGTCCAGCTCACCCGCGCCGCGCTCGCCCGGGCCGGATCCGAGGCCGACTCCGAACTCGCCGCCCGGGTGCGCTACACCCTCGCGGGCAACCTGATACGGATCGACAACCTGCAGGCCGCGTTCACGTACAGCAGCGAGGCACTCGGACTGATCCCGGCCGAACCGCCCACGCGTACCTGGGTATGGGCGGCTGCGACTCACGTCATGGCCGCCCGTTACGTGGGCCGTGACAAGGACGCCGAGCGTGTCGCCCGTCAGGCCCTGGCCGTCGCCGAGCATCTGCGACTGGCCGACGCCCAGGCCGATCTGGTGATCTCGCTGGTCGGTCTGGAGGCGTACAACCGGCGTACGCCGCAGGGCCGGGAAAAGCTCCTGCGGGCCCGTGACCTCGCCCGCACCGCCGGGAACCTCCAAGTGGAGATGCGGGCGCTCTACAACCTCGCGATCGGCTGCTACGAGTGCGGTGAACTCGACCCCTGCCTGACCTGGATCAGCGAAGGACTGGACCGCGCCCGCCGCGCCGGCCTCGTCTCCTCGCCGTACGCCGTGGAGCTGCGCTATCTGCAGTCCCTGCTGCTCTACACGCTGGGTCGCTGGGAGGAGTGCACGCGAACGGCCGCCGCCGACGTCGCCCTTCTCACCGCCTCCTCCGGGTTCGCGACAGCACCCGCGCTGTACGTCGCCCTGGCGCAGGGCGACTTCGATGCAGCAGTCAGCGGCGCCCGCGCCCTGCTCGACGGCCCCCCGGACTGGATGGCCGCGCTCGTCGCGAGCATCGTGCTGACCGACGCCGCGGCGCTGCGCGGCGACGCCGAGGACTGCGTACGACAGATGGACGCCGCGGTCGAGGCACTCTCGGAGAACGCGGGATCCGAGCGGCCCGATGCCATGGTGCGGCTCGCAGCCCTCACCCTGTCGGCCGTCGCGGACGCGGCGGAGGAGTCCCGTCTGTCCGGCGACGTGACGGGCGTCGCGCGCTGGACGGACACCGCGGCCGAACTGGTGGAACTGGCCCGGAGCACAGCGGCCCAGGGCGAGGACGGAACCGAGCAGGGACCCGAGGGCCTGGCCTGGCTGGCCCGTGCCGAGGCCGAGACCGTACGCGCTGACACCGGCCCCGACGTCGCCGCCTGGGAGCGAGCCGTGAACGCGTTCGGCTACGGAGAACCGTACGAACTGGCCCGCTGCCAACGGCGGCTCGCAGAGGCCCTGCTCACCGCCGGCCGCCGCGACGAGGCCGCCGAACAGGCCCACGCGGCCCGCGACACGGCCGACCGGCTCGGCGCCGTGCCGCTGCGCGAAACGCTCGACGCCCTGATGCGGCGCGGCCGCCTCGCCGACGCACCGGCTGGCGACGACCGGATCGCCGCCCTGACCGCTCGGGAGAGCGAGGTCCTGCGGCTTCTCGGTCGGGGCCGCACCAACCGGCAGATCGGCGAAGAGCTGTACATCAGCGGCAAGACGGCAAGCGTCCACGTCTCCAACATCCTCACCAAGCTGGGCGCCACGAGCCGTACCGAAGCCGTGGGCATCGCCTACCGCGAGGGTCTGATCGAGCCGGAGACCAGCGCGACGAGCTGA
- a CDS encoding NUDIX domain-containing protein, translating into MDQREAIVAVVRRGERVLVIQRGPQARLPGYWAPLSGKLESGESQEEALVREVHEEVGLRVSPVAKVWESQTADGLFRLHWWTAEAEAGEVVMHPGEVSDARWVTPSEFSRLQPVFAADREFFDRVLPQL; encoded by the coding sequence ATGGACCAGCGAGAGGCGATCGTCGCGGTGGTGCGCCGAGGGGAGCGGGTCCTCGTCATCCAGCGAGGCCCGCAGGCCCGGCTGCCGGGGTACTGGGCCCCGCTCAGCGGCAAGTTGGAATCTGGTGAAAGCCAGGAGGAAGCCCTGGTCCGGGAGGTTCACGAAGAGGTGGGCCTGAGGGTCTCACCGGTGGCCAAGGTCTGGGAATCGCAGACTGCCGACGGCCTGTTCCGCCTGCACTGGTGGACGGCCGAGGCCGAGGCCGGCGAGGTCGTCATGCATCCGGGCGAAGTGAGTGACGCGCGGTGGGTCACTCCGTCGGAGTTCTCGCGGCTTCAGCCCGTCTTCGCGGCCGACCGTGAGTTCTTCGACCGGGTGCTGCCACAGCTCTGA
- a CDS encoding SDR family NAD(P)-dependent oxidoreductase gives MELQLHGRRALVTGSSSGIGRAIALGLAREGVAVVVHGRDAARAQVTVDAVVAAGGKAVAVVGDLTDDEAVQRVAAEATSAFGGIDILVNNAASAGSDDGGWTAGGPGEWLGLYDTNVASAVRLIGALAPSMREARWGRIIQIGSAAHPFPLPMKAAYSAAKAALANLTVSLSKDLAATGVTANTISPGPTSTDGFREFALDFGRHHGMGSDADAATRALIDGPLANPSGRLTEPDEIAALVALVASPLGASINGANLRIDGGFTPTVN, from the coding sequence ATGGAGCTTCAGTTGCACGGACGCCGAGCCCTCGTCACCGGCAGTTCCAGCGGTATCGGGCGAGCCATCGCTCTCGGTCTGGCCCGGGAGGGTGTCGCCGTCGTGGTCCACGGACGTGATGCCGCACGGGCACAGGTCACCGTGGACGCCGTCGTCGCTGCCGGAGGCAAGGCGGTGGCCGTGGTGGGCGACTTGACCGACGACGAGGCCGTACAGCGGGTCGCGGCCGAGGCCACTTCGGCCTTCGGCGGGATCGACATCCTGGTCAACAACGCCGCTTCGGCAGGCAGCGACGACGGCGGATGGACCGCAGGCGGACCCGGCGAGTGGCTCGGGCTCTACGACACCAACGTCGCCTCGGCCGTACGCCTGATCGGAGCGCTGGCACCGTCGATGCGCGAGGCCCGATGGGGCCGCATCATCCAGATCGGCAGCGCCGCGCACCCGTTCCCCCTGCCCATGAAGGCCGCCTACAGTGCGGCCAAGGCCGCGCTGGCCAACCTCACCGTGAGCCTGTCCAAGGACCTGGCCGCCACCGGAGTCACGGCGAACACCATCAGCCCCGGCCCCACTTCGACGGACGGCTTCCGGGAGTTCGCACTGGACTTCGGCCGGCACCACGGGATGGGCTCCGACGCCGACGCGGCCACCCGCGCGTTGATCGACGGTCCGCTCGCCAACCCCTCGGGCCGGCTGACCGAGCCCGACGAGATCGCCGCGCTGGTCGCGCTGGTGGCCAGCCCGCTCGGCGCTTCGATCAACGGCGCCAACCTCCGGATCGACGGCGGCTTCACCCCCACTGTCAACTGA
- a CDS encoding TetR/AcrR family transcriptional regulator, whose translation MAPRKYEQRLRADAAEETRRRILDAVYQRLCEAPTEQVSIERVAAMAGVSRSTVYLVFGSRAGLFDALGDDLRSRGGFDRTADAAGHTDARAGLREAIRTSVPVFAEHRQVLRALYSMAQLDPESVGGAVRRMGEARAAGMAWHAQRLDEQAALRADVTAIDAAHLLWAVTGFEFFDQLYAGRSLPAEAVADLMVAAAERAVCGRE comes from the coding sequence ATGGCCCCGCGTAAGTACGAGCAACGTCTCCGCGCAGACGCCGCAGAGGAGACCCGCCGCCGCATCCTCGATGCGGTCTACCAGCGTCTGTGCGAGGCGCCCACCGAGCAGGTGAGCATTGAGCGGGTCGCTGCCATGGCCGGAGTGTCGCGCTCGACGGTCTACTTGGTATTCGGCTCACGCGCCGGGCTGTTCGACGCCCTCGGGGACGATCTGCGGAGCCGCGGCGGATTCGACCGCACTGCCGATGCCGCAGGTCACACGGATGCGCGTGCAGGGCTCCGCGAGGCGATCCGTACCTCGGTGCCGGTCTTCGCCGAGCACCGCCAGGTGCTGCGAGCGCTCTACTCCATGGCTCAGCTCGACCCCGAGAGTGTCGGCGGCGCGGTGCGGCGGATGGGCGAGGCTCGCGCTGCCGGGATGGCCTGGCATGCGCAACGACTCGATGAGCAGGCCGCGTTGCGCGCCGACGTCACCGCCATCGACGCGGCTCATCTTCTGTGGGCGGTTACGGGCTTCGAGTTCTTCGACCAGCTGTACGCGGGACGGTCTCTGCCGGCTGAAGCAGTCGCCGACCTCATGGTCGCCGCAGCAGAACGAGCGGTGTGCGGTCGGGAGTGA
- a CDS encoding glycoside hydrolase family 64 protein: MSAHRAPYRSRRKPSAALAALAVAAALLIASPSVPAAEAAVPTTIPLTLTNNSGRGDQVFVYVIGTELATGRQGWADVNGTFHPWPAGGNPPTPAPDASFTGPANGQTKTIRMPKFSGRVYFSYGQKLVFKLTTGGLVQPAVQNPSDPNVNILFNWTEYTLNDSGLWINSTQVDMFSAPYAVGVKIPNGTTKSTGHLKPGGYNGFFNALRNQPGGWANLIRTRSDGTILRALAPGHGIEAGALPATVLSDYVNRVWTKYASQTLTVTPFADQPSVKYFGRVSGNSMNFTNTAGAVVTSFQKPDSDSIFGCYKLLDAPNDLVRGPISRTLCAGYNRSTLLTNPNQPDTSDAGFYQDTVTNHYSRKIHAQMADGKAYGFAFDDVGAHESLVNDSNPQQAYITLDPFN; this comes from the coding sequence TTGTCTGCTCACCGCGCCCCATACCGCTCGCGCAGAAAGCCGTCGGCGGCACTTGCCGCCCTGGCCGTCGCCGCCGCCCTCTTGATCGCTTCGCCGTCCGTCCCCGCCGCCGAAGCCGCCGTTCCCACGACCATTCCCCTCACCCTCACCAACAACTCGGGCCGCGGCGATCAGGTGTTCGTCTACGTCATCGGCACCGAGCTCGCCACCGGCCGCCAGGGCTGGGCAGACGTCAACGGCACCTTCCATCCCTGGCCGGCCGGAGGCAATCCCCCGACCCCGGCCCCCGACGCGTCGTTCACCGGCCCCGCCAACGGGCAGACGAAGACGATCCGCATGCCGAAGTTCTCCGGACGCGTCTACTTCTCCTACGGGCAGAAACTCGTCTTCAAGCTGACCACCGGCGGCCTGGTACAGCCCGCCGTACAGAACCCGAGCGACCCGAACGTGAACATCCTCTTCAACTGGACCGAGTACACGCTCAACGATTCCGGACTGTGGATCAACAGCACCCAGGTCGACATGTTCTCCGCTCCCTACGCGGTCGGGGTGAAGATCCCCAACGGGACGACGAAGAGCACCGGTCACCTCAAGCCCGGCGGCTACAACGGCTTCTTCAACGCCCTGCGCAACCAGCCCGGCGGCTGGGCGAATCTCATCAGGACCCGCTCGGACGGCACGATCCTGCGCGCTCTCGCGCCCGGGCACGGCATCGAGGCCGGTGCGCTGCCCGCCACGGTGCTGAGCGACTACGTCAACCGGGTCTGGACCAAGTACGCCTCGCAGACCCTGACGGTGACGCCGTTCGCCGACCAGCCGTCGGTCAAGTACTTCGGCCGGGTCTCGGGCAACTCCATGAACTTCACGAACACAGCGGGCGCGGTCGTCACCTCCTTCCAGAAGCCCGACTCCGACAGCATCTTCGGCTGCTACAAACTCCTCGACGCACCCAACGACCTGGTGCGCGGACCCATCTCCCGCACCCTGTGCGCCGGTTACAACCGCTCGACGCTGCTCACCAACCCCAACCAGCCGGACACCTCCGACGCCGGCTTCTACCAGGACACGGTGACCAACCACTACTCCCGCAAGATCCACGCCCAGATGGCGGACGGCAAGGCCTACGGCTTTGCCTTCGACGACGTCGGCGCCCACGAATCCCTGGTCAACGACAGCAACCCGCAACAGGCCTACATCACTCTCGACCCGTTCAACTGA
- a CDS encoding VOC family protein, which produces MKIHLTSVFVDDQAKAEHFYTEILGFVKKHDVPVGETDRWLTVVSPDEPDGTEILLEPAGHPAVAAYRDALIKDGIPLAQFAVDNVHTEYERLLGLGVRFTQEPMEMGPVTTAILDDTCGNLIMIATQPQ; this is translated from the coding sequence ATGAAGATCCACCTGACCAGCGTCTTCGTCGACGACCAGGCCAAGGCCGAGCACTTCTACACCGAGATCCTCGGCTTCGTGAAGAAGCACGACGTCCCCGTCGGCGAGACGGACCGCTGGCTGACTGTCGTCTCTCCCGACGAGCCCGACGGCACCGAGATCCTCCTGGAGCCGGCCGGCCACCCGGCCGTCGCGGCCTACCGCGACGCGCTCATCAAGGACGGCATCCCGCTCGCCCAGTTCGCCGTCGACAACGTCCACACGGAGTACGAGCGACTGCTCGGCCTCGGCGTCCGGTTCACCCAGGAGCCCATGGAGATGGGCCCTGTCACCACCGCGATCCTCGATGACACCTGCGGCAACCTGATCATGATCGCGACACAGCCGCAGTAG